In Phycisphaerales bacterium, the sequence CGGAGCACACGCCCCAGCACCAGCCCCGCCACCAGCGTCGTCACGATCGAGCCAATCGTCAGTGCGAACGCGTCCGCCGCCGCCGCGAAGAGTTCCGCAAGATTCAGCCGAAGCCCCAGCGCCACGATGCACGCCTGCATGAGGAACCGCGAGACCTTCCTCGACTCCTTCGGAAACGCGTTCAGCCCCAGCAGCCCCACCACCATCCCCACCGTCAGCGTCACCTGCCCGGGCACACTCGGCACCAGCGACGCCAGCACCAACGCGACAAAGATCGCGACAACCACACTTCGGGGAATGGATGACGGAGACTCGGCCACGGGCGGCTAGTGTATTGGCATGAGCGCCCCGTTGCCCAATCCCAGCGAACTCGCCACACACTGGGACCTCGACCAAAGCACCGTCTACCTCAACCATGGCAGTTTCGGTGCCACACCACGCCGCGTCCGCGAGGCCCAGCACCACCTCCAGACCGATCTCGAGCGCGAGCCTGTCCGCTTTTTCGTCGAGAAACTCGAGGCCGCAATCGACCGCTCACGCAAGGCCATCGCCCCACTCCTCGGCTGTCCCTGGGACCAGGTCGCCCCAGTCCCCAATGCCACCACCGGCGTCGCCACAGTCCTCGCCTCGGTCGTCGACCAGAAACTCATCGCGCCCGGCGATGAACTCCTCGCCACCGCGCACGAGTATCCCGCCTGCCTGAACAATCTCCGCCGCGCCGCCAGACAAGCCGGTGCGCGCGTCGTCACCGTCGATCTCCCCTTCCCGGTGCGCCACGCCGATGAGATCCTCGAGCGCATCCTCGACGCCGTCACCCCTCGCACACGCCTCGCGCTCATCAGCCACGTCACCGCCGCCAGCGGCATACGCCTCCCCGTCGAACGCCTCGCCCCCGAACTCGAAACGCGCGGCGTCCGAGTCCTCATCGACGGCGCTCACGCCCCCGGCATGCTCGACCTCAACCTTGCCACCCTCGGCGCCACCTGGTACACCGGCAACGCCCACAAGTGGATCTGCTCCCCCAAAGGCTCCGCCATCCTCTGGGCCTGCGACGCCGTGCGCGACGCCCTCCGTCCCCTCGTCCTCTCCAACAACGCCGAACGCCCCAAACCAGGCCGAGACCGCTTCCTCACCGAGTTCGACTATCAGGGCACCAGCGACCCCACACCCTTCGCCAGCGTCGCCGACGCCGTGGAGTGCATGGCCTCCCTCGTCCCCGGCGGCTGGCCCGAGATCCGCCAGCGGAACCACAACCTCTGCCTCGCCGGCCGCGACATCCTTTGTAAGGCCCTGGGCCTCGAGCCTCCCGTCCCCAACGACATGCTGGGCAGCATCTCCACCCTCACCCTCCCCGCCGCGGCCAACACTCCGCCCGCCCCCACCCGCTACCACGACCCGCTCCAGGACGCCCTCGTCGACCGCCACCACATCCAGGTCCCCGTCTGGAGCCTGCCCAATGGCACACGCTGCCTGAGAATCAGTGCCCAGGTGTACAACTCCCTCGACCAATACCGCTACCTCGCCGACGCCCTCAAGGCCGAACTCCGCCGATAATCGCCGCATCTGAGACCCTACACAATCTCGTGGCACAGGCGTCCCGCTTGTGTCTACTCCTTCTACAAGTTCACCCCACACCGATACTCTTTCCACCCCGCTGCGCCACGAATCCCCCCGAAGCGCCGGGCTTGACAGATGTGGTATGCTGTAGTTCTCGCCCGGCCTTTTACTCCAGGTCCACTCCGGAGTCTCGCATGGTCTCCGCCCAAACATCCTGCCCCAACGCCACGCGGAACTACCCCAAACTCGCCGAGGTCATCGACTATCTCGGCTCGCTCCAATCTCGCGCCGACCTCGCGATCCTCAGCGACCTGCTCTCCAAGTTGAACGTCTCCCGCCACGACATCGCCCCCGCCTGCGTCTTTGGCGCACGTGGCTACCGTCGCAACACCATCTGCGAGACCCAGTGGTTCGAACTCCTCGCCCTCTGCTGGCGCAGCGGCGACTGCACCCCCATCCACGACCATCGCGGCGTCAGTTGCGCCTTCCGCATCGTTGAGGGCACGGGCACCGAGATCCGCTTCCAGAAAACGCCTTCCGGACTCGTCTGTCCCGTGGAGGCGATCAGCATGCCGCCGGGCTACGTCTGCGCCGCCGATGAGCCCGACATCCACCAGGTCTCCAACATGCAGGCCCCGGGCAAGGACCTCATCACGCTCCACATCTACTCGCCGCCCATCCAGAAGATGAACACATACCGCTTCGCCCAGTCTGTCTCCGCCGAGTGCGCCGATCGCTACGACAACTGCGAGATCGCCTCCGACGACATGCCCTGCTGACGCCCGGGCTCCATGAATACTCGCCGACATTCGGCCTTCATTCGCGTCCATCCCCCCACACTCAAATATCACGCCCGACGCTCACGCGACAGACCACGCGCAAGCCGATATTCTTGTCCCATGAGCACGGATGCCAGAGTGAGAGAGCGCGGTGGGATCGGCGGGCGAGGGATGGAGATCCAGGGCGTGCCCTATCGGCGCGTCGCGGTCGACCAGTCCGACGATCTCCGCCACACCACCAGAGCCACCGACTTCTGGGCCCTCGATCCCACGATCACCTTCCTCAACCACGGCTCGTACGGCTCCACGCCCCGCGCCGTCCTCGAAGCCCAATCCAACTTCCGCGAACGCATGGAGCGCGACCCCGTCCGATTCTTCAAGGTCGATCTCGAGCGACT encodes:
- a CDS encoding aminotransferase class V-fold PLP-dependent enzyme, with translation MSAPLPNPSELATHWDLDQSTVYLNHGSFGATPRRVREAQHHLQTDLEREPVRFFVEKLEAAIDRSRKAIAPLLGCPWDQVAPVPNATTGVATVLASVVDQKLIAPGDELLATAHEYPACLNNLRRAARQAGARVVTVDLPFPVRHADEILERILDAVTPRTRLALISHVTAASGIRLPVERLAPELETRGVRVLIDGAHAPGMLDLNLATLGATWYTGNAHKWICSPKGSAILWACDAVRDALRPLVLSNNAERPKPGRDRFLTEFDYQGTSDPTPFASVADAVECMASLVPGGWPEIRQRNHNLCLAGRDILCKALGLEPPVPNDMLGSISTLTLPAAANTPPAPTRYHDPLQDALVDRHHIQVPVWSLPNGTRCLRISAQVYNSLDQYRYLADALKAELRR
- a CDS encoding cysteine dioxygenase family protein; its protein translation is MVSAQTSCPNATRNYPKLAEVIDYLGSLQSRADLAILSDLLSKLNVSRHDIAPACVFGARGYRRNTICETQWFELLALCWRSGDCTPIHDHRGVSCAFRIVEGTGTEIRFQKTPSGLVCPVEAISMPPGYVCAADEPDIHQVSNMQAPGKDLITLHIYSPPIQKMNTYRFAQSVSAECADRYDNCEIASDDMPC